A genomic window from Salvia miltiorrhiza cultivar Shanhuang (shh) chromosome 5, IMPLAD_Smil_shh, whole genome shotgun sequence includes:
- the LOC130987116 gene encoding protein GET4 isoform X2 has product MSRERARRVALAPAEETIEKIKKVVEEGNFYGAQQMYKSLGSRYASANRYLEALDIFHSGACIQLVNGQVTCGTELAVLFVENLVKGKIPYDDDTLDRIRQIYKKFPRISVPQNLDLADDVDMQQLAEALGAAKTRAEGCSTFLRAAIKWSTEFGGQRNGSPEIHDMLADYLYTESPELDMSKVTYHFVRGKNPKKFASTLVNFMGKCYPGEDDLAVARAVLMYLAQGNLRDAIILMDEIKKQVQSQGVNLPRSDLMQFTNFLLETLQRDALPLFNMLRDRYRQSITREPLFNELLDEVAEKFYGVRRRNSMPGGMFGEIFKMMAGE; this is encoded by the exons ATGTCACGAGAAAGGGCCAGGCGTGTCGCACTAGCACCAGCTGAAGAG ACTATTGAGAAGATTAAAAAAGTTGTAGAGGAAGGCAACTTCTATGGCGCTCAACAAATGTATAAGTCTCTTGGTTCTAG GTATGCTTCAGCCAACAGGTACTTAGAAGCCTTGGATATTTTTCATTCAGGTGCTTGCATACAATTAGTGAATGGACAG GTTACATGTGGTACTGAGCTTGCTGTCTTGTTCGTGGAAAATCTTGTTAAAGGAAAGATCCCTTATGACGATGACACTCTTG ATCGTATCAGGCAAATTTACAAAAAGTTTCCAAGAATATCTGTGCCACAAAATTTGGACCTAGCAGATGATGTTGATATGCAGCAACTTGCTGAAGCTCTAGGAGCTGCAAAAACACGTGCTGAGGGTTGCTCAACATTCTTGAGAGCTGCTATCAA GTGGTCTACAGAATTTGGAGGGCAGAGGAATGGATCTCCTGAAATTCATGACATGCTAGCTGATTACCTATATACAGAATCTCCTGAGTTG GATATGTCCAAAGTGACGTATCATTTTGTTCGAGGGAAGAATCCGAAGAAGTTTGCTTCAACTCTAGTCAATTTCATGGGCAAG TGTTATCCCGGTGAAGACGATCTTGCTGTTGCACGTGCAGTTCTGAT GTACTTAGCTCAAGGTAATCTCAGAGATGCCATTATCCTTATGGATGAGATTAAGAAGCAAGTGCAATCTCAAGGAGTCAATTTACCTCGATCAGATCTAATGCAGTTCACCAATTTTCTTCTAGAAAC GTTGCAGAGAGATGCTTTGCCTCTTTTTAATATGTTGCGTGACCGTTACAGGCAAAGTATAACTAGGGAGCCTCTCTTTAACGAA TTGCTTGATGAAGTCGCAGAGAAGTTTTATGGAGTACGACGTAGAAATTCCATGCCAGGAGGAATGTTTGGGGAAATTTTCAAG ATGATGGCAGGAGAATAG
- the LOC130987116 gene encoding protein GET4 isoform X1, translating into MSRERARRVALAPAEETIEKIKKVVEEGNFYGAQQMYKSLGSRYASANRYLEALDIFHSGACIQLVNGQVTCGTELAVLFVENLVKGKIPYDDDTLDRIRQIYKKFPRISVPQNLDLADDVDMQQLAEALGAAKTRAEGCSTFLRAAIKWSTEFGGQRNGSPEIHDMLADYLYTESPELDMSKVTYHFVRGKNPKKFASTLVNFMGKCYPGEDDLAVARAVLMYLAQGNLRDAIILMDEIKKQVQSQGVNLPRSDLMQFTNFLLETLQRDALPLFNMLRDRYRQSITREPLFNELLDEVAEKFYGVRRRNSMPGGMFGEIFKVVTVFPYISACIYSCFLTSAFMDLLFYR; encoded by the exons ATGTCACGAGAAAGGGCCAGGCGTGTCGCACTAGCACCAGCTGAAGAG ACTATTGAGAAGATTAAAAAAGTTGTAGAGGAAGGCAACTTCTATGGCGCTCAACAAATGTATAAGTCTCTTGGTTCTAG GTATGCTTCAGCCAACAGGTACTTAGAAGCCTTGGATATTTTTCATTCAGGTGCTTGCATACAATTAGTGAATGGACAG GTTACATGTGGTACTGAGCTTGCTGTCTTGTTCGTGGAAAATCTTGTTAAAGGAAAGATCCCTTATGACGATGACACTCTTG ATCGTATCAGGCAAATTTACAAAAAGTTTCCAAGAATATCTGTGCCACAAAATTTGGACCTAGCAGATGATGTTGATATGCAGCAACTTGCTGAAGCTCTAGGAGCTGCAAAAACACGTGCTGAGGGTTGCTCAACATTCTTGAGAGCTGCTATCAA GTGGTCTACAGAATTTGGAGGGCAGAGGAATGGATCTCCTGAAATTCATGACATGCTAGCTGATTACCTATATACAGAATCTCCTGAGTTG GATATGTCCAAAGTGACGTATCATTTTGTTCGAGGGAAGAATCCGAAGAAGTTTGCTTCAACTCTAGTCAATTTCATGGGCAAG TGTTATCCCGGTGAAGACGATCTTGCTGTTGCACGTGCAGTTCTGAT GTACTTAGCTCAAGGTAATCTCAGAGATGCCATTATCCTTATGGATGAGATTAAGAAGCAAGTGCAATCTCAAGGAGTCAATTTACCTCGATCAGATCTAATGCAGTTCACCAATTTTCTTCTAGAAAC GTTGCAGAGAGATGCTTTGCCTCTTTTTAATATGTTGCGTGACCGTTACAGGCAAAGTATAACTAGGGAGCCTCTCTTTAACGAA TTGCTTGATGAAGTCGCAGAGAAGTTTTATGGAGTACGACGTAGAAATTCCATGCCAGGAGGAATGTTTGGGGAAATTTTCAAGGTAGTAACGGTTTTTCCCTACATATCTGCCTGCATATATTCTTGTTTTTTAACTTCTGCATTTATGGATTTGCTATTTTACAGATGA
- the LOC130987114 gene encoding probable carotenoid cleavage dioxygenase 4, chloroplastic yields METLYSSFLPKQNTSSFRIHHQNSNPKPKIKANSSLTTFHPTKANPPSKKLILQKRRNQSFVATILNKLDDLICNFLDLPLRPSIDPKHVLAGGLAPVDELSPTACTVVEGSLPPCLDGAYIRNGPNPQFIPNGPYHFLDGDGMLHLIKISQGKVTFCCRYVSTHKHAAERDAGYPFVPSVFSSFNGAVASAARAALLAARVLTGQFDPINHGFGAANTSLALISGRLYALCESDLPYAVDITADGDIKTLGRHDFGATDPITTMTAHPKIDRITGEAFAFAYNIEAPFLSFFRIDSGGVKQKNVPIFSMNGFSCAHDFAVTANYAVFFDIQITVNPWWILRGRSPAGADAERVPRVGIIPRYAVDERDMRWVEAPGLNVLHCANAWEEEGGAAITLVASNAAAVENLLERVDLAELTLEKITVNVEAATVERRPLSKKPLDFAVINPAYAAKENRYVYAVVIGMQAGVGVVKLDLSMEDGGDCTVASRLYGPGCYGGEPFFVAREPNNPTAAEDDGYLVAYVHDENAKESRFVVMDAKSSTLEIVAAVKLPQRVPGGFHGLFVSESHLHKM; encoded by the exons ATGGAAACCCTATATTCCTCTTTCCTCCCAAAACAAAACACTTCATCATTTAGAATCCACCACCAAAATAGCAACCCTAAACCTAAGATCAAAGCAAACTCTTCTCTTACAACTTTTCATCCCACAAAAGCAAATCCACCCTCCAAAAAATTAATCCTACAAAAGAGAAGAAACCAATCCTTTGTTGCAACCATCCTCAACAAGCTAGACGACTTGATATGCAACTTCCTAGACTTACCCCTCCGCCCCTCCATCGATCCAAAACACGTCCTCGCCGGCGGCCTAGCTCCGGTGGACGAGCTCTCCCCCACCGCATGCACGGTGGTCGAGGGATCCCTGCCGCCCTGCCTCGACGGCGCCTACATCCGCAACGGCCCAAACCCTCAGTTCATCCCAAACGGACCCTACCATTTCCTCGACGGCGACGGCATGCTCCACCTCATCAAAATCTCTCAAGGCAAAGTCACCTTCTGCTGCCGCTACGTCAGCACACACAAACACGCAGCGGAGCGTGACGCCGGCTACCCTTTCGTTCCCAGCGTCTTCTCCTCtttcaacggcgccgtcgcctCCGCAGCACGCGCCGCGCTCCTGGCGGCACGTGTGCTTACGGGCCAGTTTGATCCGATCAATCACGGCTTCGGCGCCGCCAACACGAGTTTAGCCCTAATTTCCGGCCGCCTCTACGCCCTCTGCGAGTCCGATCTTCCCTACGCCGTCGATATAACGGCGGATGGAGATATAAAAACCCTAGGCCGCCATGATTTTGGAGCTACAGACCCGATTACGACGATGACGGCCCACCCGAAGATCGATAGGATCACCGGAGAAGCATTCGCGTTCGCGTACAACATTGAGGCGCCGTTTCTGTCGTTTTTCCGAATCGATTCCGGTGGAGTAAAGCAAAAAAATGTGCCGATTTTCTCGATGAATGGCTTCTCGTGTGCTCATGATTTCGCCGTGACGGCGAATTACGCAGTTTTCTTTGACATCCAGATCACGGTGAACCCGTGGTGGATTCTGAGGGGGAGGTCGCCGGCGGGAGCCGACGCCGAGAGGGTTCCGCGGGTGGGTATTATTCCGAGATACGCGGTAGATGAGAGGGATATGCGGTGGGTTGAGGCGCCGGGGTTGAATGTGTTGCACTGTGCTAATGCTTGGGAGGaagagggcggcgccgccatAACTCTGGTGGCGTCGAATGCTGCGGCGGTGGAGAATCTGCTGGAGAGAGTTGATTTAGCGGAGTTGACGTTGGAGAAGATCACGGTGAATGTGGAGGCGGCGACGGTGGAGAGGCGGCCGCTGTCGAAGAAACCTCTTGATTTCGCAGTCATCAATCCGGCTTATGCTGCTAAGGAAAACAG GTATGTATATGCAGTAGTAATAGGCATGCAGGCGGGGGTTGGGGTGGTGAAGCTAGACCTAAGCATGGAGGATGGCGGGGATTGCACGGTGGCCAGCCGCCTATACGGGCCGGGATGCTACGGCGGCGAACCGTTTTTCGTGGCGAGGGAGCCGAACAATCCGACGGCGGCGGAGGATGACGGTTATTTGGTGGCGTACGTGCATGACGAGAATGCTAAAGAATCAAGGTTTGTTGTAATGGATGCCAAGTCGTCTACACTAGAGATTGTGGCGGCGGTGAAGCTGCCACAACGGGTTCCCGGTGGCTTCCATGGCCTCTTCGTCTCGGAATCTCACCTCCATAAAATGTGA